A single region of the Mesotoga sp. Brook.08.105.5.1 genome encodes:
- a CDS encoding GTPase produces MRCSGCGVELQHEDPEELGYLPESVLESRLQAGKEIMCRRCFLIKHYSSLPENDSVSHTLDNLKEYLKLAREVIYVIDISDFDGTYRKDISQLLKNHSVHYVLNKIDLLPKEVKVEEIREWASDIIKEPVIRVRPVSVLGKYGLNSLYAYLKSAAEEFVSIGVTNVGKSSLLNGLMRSEEIIVSRFPGTTVEVASKTLKNSAVIVYDTPGIFTNDRLTDLMSTEDQSRLLARKRLKKSTFQFHDVRTVFLGGFVKIDAKNQSDPVGIFHTFVPESVSVHETNPNTAAKEWDSWFGDILRPPFDRSKRGKYRWEAKEFRLRTGQELHICGLGWINVAKGPLTIVLTRPKNVALKVRKGLVGPKKFKKNR; encoded by the coding sequence ATGAGATGTAGCGGATGTGGTGTGGAACTACAGCATGAAGACCCGGAAGAACTGGGATACCTACCTGAATCGGTTTTGGAATCAAGGCTCCAGGCTGGCAAGGAGATAATGTGCCGAAGGTGTTTCTTGATAAAGCACTATAGTTCTTTGCCTGAGAACGATTCCGTGTCACATACACTCGATAACCTTAAAGAGTACCTGAAGCTTGCGCGAGAAGTGATTTACGTAATCGATATCTCCGATTTTGACGGCACCTACAGGAAGGATATTTCTCAACTACTCAAGAACCATTCCGTTCACTATGTTTTAAACAAGATAGATCTCCTTCCCAAAGAGGTGAAGGTTGAAGAGATAAGGGAGTGGGCGTCGGACATTATCAAAGAGCCTGTGATCAGAGTGAGACCCGTCTCTGTACTGGGCAAGTACGGACTGAATTCGCTTTACGCCTATCTGAAGTCCGCAGCGGAGGAGTTTGTCTCGATAGGAGTGACTAATGTTGGAAAGTCCTCTCTTCTGAATGGGCTCATGCGTTCAGAAGAGATAATAGTGAGTCGTTTCCCCGGAACAACTGTAGAGGTAGCTTCGAAGACTCTGAAAAACTCAGCTGTGATTGTTTACGATACTCCCGGGATTTTCACGAACGACAGGCTGACGGATTTGATGAGTACCGAGGATCAGAGCAGGCTTCTTGCCAGAAAAAGACTCAAAAAATCTACTTTTCAATTTCATGATGTTCGAACGGTTTTCCTTGGCGGATTCGTGAAGATAGACGCGAAAAATCAGAGCGATCCAGTCGGGATATTTCATACTTTTGTCCCGGAGAGCGTCTCGGTGCATGAAACTAACCCGAACACCGCTGCCAAAGAATGGGATAGTTGGTTCGGCGATATACTGAGACCTCCCTTTGATAGATCGAAAAGAGGTAAGTATAGATGGGAGGCTAAGGAATTCAGGCTTCGTACCGGTCAGGAGCTTCACATATGCGGCCTGGGGTGGATAAACGTAGCTAAAGGTCCACTTACAATAGTTCTAACCAGGCCTAAGAACGTAGCTCTGAAAGTGAGAAAAGGACTCGTGGGTCCTAAGAAGTTCAAGAAAAATAGATAA
- a CDS encoding DUF4911 domain-containing protein — protein sequence MNEALEYDLFIRIRPEDIHVLCYIAEAEDNLMNIRHVTDEGLLKIIVPAGLLEELKSFLQSIKKRIDLEVVEIRANPGHT from the coding sequence ATGAATGAAGCACTGGAGTATGATCTCTTTATTAGGATCAGGCCGGAAGACATCCACGTATTGTGTTATATTGCAGAAGCAGAAGACAATCTGATGAATATAAGGCATGTTACAGATGAAGGTCTACTCAAAATCATCGTTCCTGCTGGTCTGCTGGAGGAACTCAAGAGTTTCCTTCAGAGTATCAAGAAGCGGATAGATTTGGAAGTGGTGGAGATTCGTGCGAATCCTGGACATACTTGA
- a CDS encoding phosphate propanoyltransferase, giving the protein MKLKQPAIKAGVSNRHLHLSEEDIGRLFGSGHQLTPIKDLGQPGQFACDEKVILVGPKGAITGVRVLGPARKATQIEVSRTDAFSLGIKPPIKDSGDHAGTAGLTIVGPKGTVVLNSGVMLAKRHIHMTPEDAEVYGVKDKDIVMVYAEGAGTRRVIFDDVLVRVHSSYALEFHVDVDEANAAIINNNDPVYIIEEL; this is encoded by the coding sequence GTGAAGCTTAAGCAACCTGCGATTAAAGCTGGAGTTTCGAATCGGCATTTGCATCTGAGTGAGGAAGACATCGGTAGACTCTTTGGAAGTGGTCATCAGCTCACTCCAATAAAGGATCTGGGTCAACCCGGACAGTTTGCATGTGACGAAAAAGTGATCCTTGTCGGTCCAAAGGGAGCAATAACAGGAGTGAGGGTACTGGGGCCTGCAAGAAAGGCAACACAAATAGAAGTATCCAGAACCGATGCCTTCTCTCTGGGGATCAAACCCCCGATAAAGGATTCTGGCGACCATGCCGGGACTGCCGGTCTCACGATTGTAGGACCAAAGGGAACGGTTGTACTGAACTCAGGAGTGATGCTGGCAAAAAGACACATACACATGACTCCTGAGGATGCAGAAGTCTATGGTGTGAAAGACAAGGATATCGTTATGGTTTACGCGGAAGGTGCAGGGACTAGAAGGGTAATCTTCGACGATGTTCTAGTCAGAGTACATTCCAGCTATGCGCTTGAATTCCATGTCGATGTTGACGAGGCCAACGCTGCAATAATTAACAACAACGATCCTGTATACATAATAGAGGAGCTATAG
- a CDS encoding PhoH family protein: MIKDFILDTNVLVHDPYCFINFEDNNIIIPFPVLEEIDKLKKNSGSVGQNARKVNRFLDSLRSKGRLTEGIRLESGGTLRIAVFNEFKSKLPPFAANDYKDNAILLYMMELNLVEKLPVILVSKDINMRVKADIMGLKAEDYLHDKVEIDDKLSGITTVDDASLRDEFINKDELSTGRLPEPVGANEFVDFGREIFGRVVPDGKKIVPLEVSMESGSWGIKPRNREQMMAMELLLDDSVRVVFIPGMAGTGKTLISLACGLRKVVDEKKYERLLVARPIIPMGQDIGYLPGSMEEKINPWMTPIYDNLYMLFNNRHMDLNAFMKKGEQLQVEVLSYIRGRSIPNQYFIIDEAQNLSPHEIKTIITRVGENTKIVVIGDPYQIDNSYLDAYSNGLTYSASRLTNKSLAGHVTLTKGERSELASLAAELL, encoded by the coding sequence TTGATCAAGGATTTCATTCTCGACACCAACGTTCTGGTTCACGATCCGTATTGCTTTATTAATTTCGAGGACAATAACATTATTATTCCCTTTCCCGTTCTGGAAGAGATAGATAAATTGAAGAAGAACTCAGGTTCTGTCGGTCAGAATGCAAGGAAGGTTAACAGGTTTCTCGATTCCTTAAGATCAAAAGGGAGACTCACAGAGGGGATAAGGCTTGAATCAGGAGGTACACTGCGTATTGCAGTGTTCAACGAATTCAAGAGCAAGCTGCCGCCTTTTGCTGCAAACGACTACAAAGACAACGCCATTCTGCTTTACATGATGGAGCTTAATCTCGTAGAGAAACTACCTGTCATTTTAGTCAGCAAAGACATAAACATGCGAGTAAAGGCAGATATTATGGGACTTAAAGCAGAAGACTATTTGCATGACAAGGTAGAGATCGACGACAAGCTTTCAGGCATAACGACAGTAGATGATGCTTCTCTCAGGGATGAATTCATAAATAAGGACGAGCTCTCAACTGGAAGACTGCCAGAACCTGTCGGGGCGAATGAGTTTGTCGATTTTGGACGAGAGATTTTCGGAAGAGTTGTACCGGACGGGAAGAAGATAGTTCCTCTTGAAGTATCGATGGAGTCTGGCAGTTGGGGCATAAAACCGAGAAACCGCGAGCAGATGATGGCAATGGAGCTTCTGTTGGACGATAGCGTAAGGGTCGTGTTCATACCTGGAATGGCTGGCACCGGAAAGACTCTAATCTCTCTTGCCTGCGGGTTGAGAAAAGTAGTGGATGAGAAGAAGTACGAGAGGCTCCTGGTGGCAAGGCCGATCATTCCAATGGGCCAGGACATCGGCTATCTTCCCGGTTCGATGGAAGAGAAGATCAACCCGTGGATGACTCCCATATACGACAATCTCTATATGTTGTTCAACAACCGCCACATGGACCTGAATGCCTTCATGAAGAAGGGAGAGCAACTTCAGGTAGAGGTTTTAAGTTACATTAGGGGGAGGTCCATTCCCAATCAATACTTCATCATCGATGAGGCCCAGAATCTTTCGCCTCACGAAATCAAGACGATTATTACGAGGGTGGGCGAAAACACGAAGATAGTCGTGATCGGCGACCCCTATCAGATTGATAATTCATACCTTGATGCATACAGTAATGGGTTGACCTACTCCGCCTCAAGGCTTACAAACAAATCGCTTGCGGGCCACGTGACCCTAACAAAGGGTGAGCGCTCTGAACTGGCGAGTCTGGCTGCCGAGCTGCTGTGA
- a CDS encoding 3'-5' exonuclease yields MKKIYLVIDTETTGSSPLSGDRILEIAAIPVYGNKILHNLSFQSLVNPLVKIPAQITGIHGLKNEDVSEEPTMAEVFPRFRDYVGGATLVGHNIVNDMTFFDIASKETGVLPLVNNYIDTIDIAHEVFFEGPYSLTNIAKRLKIRDVPTHRAMDDARVTAKVFLALARRLGGVFEMIKYEKKWRG; encoded by the coding sequence ATGAAGAAGATCTACTTAGTCATTGACACAGAGACCACCGGGTCCAGTCCGCTCTCTGGTGATAGAATTCTTGAAATAGCGGCAATCCCGGTGTATGGGAACAAAATCCTGCACAATCTCTCATTCCAGTCTCTTGTGAATCCACTTGTTAAGATACCGGCGCAAATAACAGGGATTCATGGACTGAAGAACGAAGATGTGTCGGAAGAGCCCACTATGGCAGAGGTCTTTCCAAGATTTCGCGACTATGTTGGTGGGGCGACACTCGTGGGGCACAACATCGTGAACGACATGACTTTCTTCGATATCGCATCGAAGGAAACGGGAGTGCTGCCACTCGTAAACAACTATATAGACACGATTGACATCGCTCATGAGGTTTTTTTCGAAGGTCCATACAGCCTCACCAATATTGCCAAGAGATTGAAGATAAGAGATGTTCCTACTCACAGAGCTATGGACGATGCGAGGGTAACGGCGAAGGTCTTCCTTGCCTTGGCTAGGAGACTGGGCGGAGTATTCGAAATGATCAAGTATGAAAAGAAGTGGAGGGGTTAG
- a CDS encoding YqeG family HAD IIIA-type phosphatase, whose product MRILDILDSAVPNDKAENVRKIDYDKLRRLGYNTILFDYDNTIAVWREPFDMRNKSVIDDLIAAGMKVAVVTNGPQSRVRNLRDLFGEKLRIYHSMRKPGTKELRKVLSDMKSRPEKTVIIGDLFFTDIIAGNRMGMYSILVAPLVDISQKWYKRLLGKMTIAAYFVFFFSIGWIFRTGRLATPHLFAEGVMDIDFDALKESGYKLVIFDFDNTLEPWGASSVSKEKRLLLSRVERLGMEVVLISNGKPGRLGRINDELDSIRVISRARKPLTFKAKRVLKDSDIPSFKTVVVGDQLFTDMIMGNLLGAYTIKVEPISEREFFWTKLVRMVEGLLLSKMKKHPEVEALDR is encoded by the coding sequence GTGCGAATCCTGGACATACTTGATAGTGCCGTACCAAACGACAAAGCCGAGAATGTGAGGAAGATAGACTACGACAAGCTCCGGAGGCTAGGTTACAACACCATTCTCTTTGACTACGACAACACGATAGCAGTCTGGAGAGAGCCATTCGATATGAGGAATAAGTCGGTAATCGACGATCTCATAGCTGCCGGGATGAAGGTCGCTGTTGTCACAAACGGTCCGCAATCCAGAGTGAGGAACCTAAGAGACCTCTTTGGAGAAAAACTCAGGATTTATCACTCGATGAGAAAGCCCGGTACCAAGGAACTCCGGAAGGTTCTGAGCGATATGAAGTCGCGGCCTGAGAAGACGGTAATAATAGGAGACCTTTTCTTCACAGATATTATTGCGGGGAACAGAATGGGGATGTATTCGATCTTGGTGGCACCACTGGTCGATATTAGCCAGAAGTGGTATAAGAGGCTTCTGGGGAAGATGACGATTGCAGCTTATTTTGTCTTCTTCTTCAGTATTGGCTGGATCTTCAGAACGGGAAGGCTGGCCACGCCTCATTTGTTTGCCGAAGGCGTTATGGACATTGATTTTGATGCGTTGAAGGAGTCCGGTTATAAACTTGTGATCTTCGATTTCGACAATACCCTTGAGCCCTGGGGAGCAAGCTCGGTCTCGAAGGAGAAACGGTTGCTTCTCAGCAGAGTGGAAAGACTGGGTATGGAGGTCGTTCTAATTTCAAATGGCAAGCCGGGCAGGCTCGGCAGAATCAATGATGAGCTGGATTCAATAAGGGTAATCAGCCGAGCTAGAAAGCCTCTGACATTCAAAGCCAAACGAGTGCTTAAGGACTCTGATATTCCATCATTCAAGACAGTGGTAGTGGGAGACCAGCTCTTCACAGATATGATTATGGGTAATCTTCTAGGGGCGTACACAATAAAGGTCGAACCTATTTCGGAGAGAGAATTCTTCTGGACGAAGCTTGTAAGAATGGTTGAAGGTCTTCTTCTAAGCAAAATGAAAAAGCATCCAGAGGTGGAGGCGCTTGATAGATGA